Proteins from a genomic interval of Amycolatopsis sp. cg13:
- a CDS encoding beta-ketoacyl synthase, which yields MTRRTAVTGVGVFAPGGPDREAFWRRVLSGRPAIRTITAFDPAPFRSRIAAECDDVPDLHEDRYVAMALAAADEAVADAAIDLSTLDPFEVGVSMGTAVGASVRLEEQYALASGNGRLWTVDGSRVTGDLYPALVPSSLAAETAIRLHACGPVVTVSTGCTSGIDAVGLAHEMILDGEADVVLAGASDAPVTPITAASFDAIRATSPLNDDPARASRPFDATREGFVLGEGAAVLVLEELSAARRRGARVYCELSGYAGRANSFHMTGLKPDGTEMAEAIRIALRQAGLAPEQIDYISAHGSGTKQNDRHETAAFKLALGDHARRTPISSIKAVVGHSLGAIGAIETAACVLAIRDRVVPPTANLRTPSPECDLDYVPLVAREHRVRHALSVGSGFGGFQSAMVLSELSGGAS from the coding sequence ATGACCCGTCGCACCGCGGTGACCGGCGTCGGCGTCTTCGCGCCCGGCGGCCCGGACCGGGAGGCCTTCTGGCGGCGGGTGCTGTCCGGCCGCCCGGCGATCCGCACGATCACCGCCTTCGACCCGGCGCCCTTCCGGTCCCGGATCGCCGCCGAATGCGACGACGTGCCGGACCTGCACGAGGACCGCTACGTCGCGATGGCGCTGGCCGCCGCGGACGAGGCGGTCGCCGACGCGGCGATCGATCTGTCCACACTGGACCCGTTCGAGGTCGGGGTGAGCATGGGCACCGCCGTCGGCGCGTCGGTCCGGCTGGAGGAGCAGTACGCGCTGGCGAGCGGCAACGGTCGCCTGTGGACAGTCGACGGCTCGCGGGTGACCGGCGATCTGTACCCGGCGCTGGTGCCGTCCAGCCTGGCGGCCGAGACCGCGATCCGGCTGCACGCCTGCGGTCCGGTCGTGACGGTGTCCACCGGCTGCACCTCCGGCATCGACGCCGTCGGCCTGGCACATGAGATGATCCTGGACGGCGAAGCCGACGTCGTGCTCGCCGGTGCGTCCGACGCGCCGGTCACGCCGATCACCGCAGCCTCGTTCGACGCCATCCGCGCCACCAGCCCGCTCAACGACGACCCCGCGCGGGCCTCCCGTCCGTTCGACGCCACCCGGGAAGGGTTCGTGCTCGGCGAAGGCGCGGCAGTGCTGGTGCTGGAAGAGCTGTCGGCGGCGCGACGGCGAGGCGCGCGCGTGTACTGCGAACTGTCCGGCTACGCGGGCCGTGCCAACTCGTTTCACATGACCGGTCTCAAACCGGACGGCACCGAGATGGCTGAAGCGATCCGGATCGCCCTGCGGCAAGCCGGGCTCGCGCCGGAGCAGATCGACTACATCAGCGCGCACGGCTCCGGCACGAAGCAGAACGACCGGCACGAAACCGCCGCGTTCAAACTGGCCCTCGGCGACCACGCCCGCCGCACGCCGATCAGCTCGATCAAGGCCGTCGTCGGGCATTCGCTCGGCGCTATCGGGGCCATCGAAACGGCTGCCTGCGTACTGGCGATCCGCGACCGCGTGGTGCCGCCGACCGCGAACCTGCGCACCCCGTCGCCCGAATGCGACCTCGACTACGTGCCGCTGGTCGCGCGGGAGCACCGGGTCCGGCACGCGTTGTCGGTGGGCAGCGGATTCGGCGGCTTCCAATCCGCGATGGTGCTGTCGGAGCTCTCGGGCGGGGCCTCGTGA
- a CDS encoding TIGR03086 family metal-binding protein, whose product MTELAGLLDEAVEGFGGLVRAVEPDQWRLPSPCPDFTALGVVEHVVESLIQYADLVDAKRFDTELTVELAGADVFAAYRAAAVRAVGVWSREEVLAAEHPMPWGPMPGRGLLGYLVLEHVVHGWDLATATGQKSPFGDELVRAVDGIARGHREQDLRQPYMFAAPVPVPGGAPLLDRLVGFLGRRPSTVD is encoded by the coding sequence ATGACAGAGCTGGCGGGGTTGCTGGACGAGGCCGTCGAGGGATTCGGCGGCCTCGTTCGCGCGGTGGAGCCGGACCAGTGGCGGCTGCCGTCGCCGTGCCCCGACTTCACCGCGCTGGGCGTCGTGGAGCACGTCGTCGAAAGCCTGATCCAGTACGCCGATCTGGTGGACGCCAAGCGATTCGACACCGAGCTGACTGTCGAGCTCGCCGGTGCCGACGTGTTCGCTGCCTACCGGGCCGCGGCCGTCCGGGCGGTCGGCGTGTGGTCGCGGGAAGAAGTGCTCGCCGCCGAGCATCCGATGCCTTGGGGGCCGATGCCCGGCCGCGGCCTGCTCGGTTATCTCGTGCTGGAACACGTGGTGCACGGCTGGGATCTCGCCACCGCCACCGGACAGAAGAGTCCCTTCGGCGACGAGCTGGTCCGGGCCGTGGACGGCATCGCGCGCGGGCACCGCGAACAGGATCTGCGCCAGCCCTACATGTTCGCGGCCCCGGTGCCCGTTCCCGGCGGCGCGCCGCTGCTGGACCGTCTCGTCGGCTTCCTCGGCCGCCGTCCGTCCACTGTGGACTGA
- a CDS encoding methyltransferase, producing MPGVELPPQLVVQRCIQGFQLTQTVYAAARLGVADLLADGPLTSNALAEATDADPAALHRLLLALVAADLLATEPDGRFVLTDAGQLLRAGVPGSARNRALFFGDHATWSVWGALLHCVQTGEPAYPHVFGTDVWQYREQHPETAALFNNIMSELTAMSSAALVRAYDFASAGTVVDVGGGHGRMLASILQAFPGIRGVLFDLPRTVAGAEELAAVRDRCEVVGGDLFGEVPAGYDTYLLSRVVHDWDDERTVDILARCRRAMKPDGKVLLLERVVAGEPDLASALSDLTMLVGTGGRERTGDEFRALLSRAGLRVTALTPVLHGLQVIESVAAQEV from the coding sequence ATGCCAGGTGTCGAGTTGCCACCGCAACTGGTGGTGCAGCGCTGTATCCAGGGCTTCCAGCTCACTCAGACCGTCTACGCGGCCGCCCGGCTGGGCGTGGCCGATCTCCTCGCCGACGGGCCGTTGACGAGCAACGCACTGGCGGAGGCGACGGACGCGGACCCGGCTGCGCTGCACCGCTTGCTGCTGGCCCTGGTGGCTGCCGACCTGCTCGCGACCGAGCCCGACGGCCGGTTCGTGCTGACCGACGCCGGGCAGTTGCTGCGCGCCGGCGTGCCCGGTTCGGCGCGCAACCGGGCGTTGTTCTTCGGCGACCACGCGACCTGGAGCGTCTGGGGGGCGCTGCTGCATTGCGTCCAGACCGGAGAACCGGCTTACCCGCACGTCTTCGGGACGGACGTATGGCAGTACCGGGAACAGCATCCGGAAACCGCGGCGCTCTTCAACAACATCATGTCCGAATTGACGGCGATGAGTTCGGCCGCGTTGGTCCGGGCGTACGACTTCGCCTCGGCCGGAACCGTCGTCGACGTCGGCGGCGGGCACGGGCGGATGCTGGCGTCGATCCTCCAGGCGTTCCCGGGCATCCGGGGAGTGCTGTTCGACCTGCCGCGGACGGTGGCGGGGGCCGAGGAGCTCGCGGCGGTGCGGGATCGGTGCGAGGTCGTCGGCGGCGATCTGTTCGGCGAGGTTCCGGCCGGGTACGACACGTATCTGCTGTCCCGCGTGGTGCACGACTGGGACGACGAGCGCACAGTGGACATTCTCGCCCGCTGCCGCCGCGCGATGAAGCCGGACGGCAAGGTCCTGTTACTCGAACGGGTGGTTGCGGGCGAGCCGGATCTGGCGTCCGCGCTGTCGGATCTGACCATGCTGGTGGGCACCGGCGGCCGGGAGAGGACGGGCGACGAGTTCCGTGCCCTGCTCAGCCGGGCCGGGCTGCGCGTCACCGCGCTCACGCCGGTGCTGCACGGGCTCCAGGTGATCGAATCCGTGGCCGCACAGGAGGTTTGA
- a CDS encoding beta-ketoacyl synthase N-terminal-like domain-containing protein, translating into MNPVVITGLGVVAPNGVGTQQQWKATLAKQSGIAPLPAEVHGGSGLRFGGQVPDFDPDEFVLPQQRVQTDRWTWFCLAAAQLCFADAELDLDRADPYCLSVVTPSSTGGNVFGQRELQSLWSQGPRAVTAYQSIAWFYAASAGQLSIRHGLRGRCAVTAADGAGGLAAAGAALRMLRTDPGQRILVAGGEAPFSPYSMVCHQRRADLSRSGEYQPFRTPATGGVLGEGGAALLVETLESATARNAPGRYCELAAVVSTHDAHDQTEAPHTPGALVAAITRALRRADVAPDEVDVVFADGNGAADWDRLELTALRACFGDGFADVPVAVPKTMTGRLNSAGALLDLCWAAQALAYDIAPPALGGADGPLAVTGEPCFAAGLNTALVIARGAGGFNAAAVLKSIGGRA; encoded by the coding sequence GTGAATCCCGTCGTGATCACCGGCCTCGGCGTCGTCGCGCCGAACGGCGTCGGCACGCAGCAGCAGTGGAAAGCCACGCTGGCCAAGCAGAGCGGCATCGCCCCGCTGCCGGCCGAGGTGCACGGCGGGTCCGGGCTGCGCTTCGGCGGCCAGGTGCCCGACTTCGACCCGGACGAGTTCGTCCTTCCCCAGCAACGGGTTCAGACCGACCGGTGGACCTGGTTCTGCCTGGCCGCGGCGCAGCTCTGTTTCGCCGACGCCGAACTCGACCTCGATCGCGCCGATCCCTACTGCCTTTCGGTGGTCACGCCGAGTTCCACCGGCGGCAACGTCTTCGGGCAGCGGGAGCTGCAGTCGCTGTGGTCACAGGGTCCTCGAGCCGTCACCGCCTACCAGTCCATCGCCTGGTTCTACGCCGCCAGCGCCGGGCAACTGTCCATCCGGCACGGTCTGCGGGGCCGCTGCGCGGTGACCGCGGCGGACGGCGCGGGCGGGCTCGCCGCGGCGGGCGCGGCGCTGCGGATGCTCCGCACCGACCCGGGCCAGCGGATCCTCGTGGCGGGCGGCGAGGCGCCGTTCTCGCCTTACTCCATGGTGTGCCACCAGCGGCGGGCCGACCTGAGCCGGTCGGGGGAGTACCAGCCGTTCCGCACTCCCGCCACCGGCGGCGTGCTCGGCGAGGGCGGGGCCGCTTTGCTCGTCGAGACCCTGGAGTCGGCGACCGCGCGGAACGCACCCGGCCGCTACTGCGAACTCGCCGCCGTCGTCAGCACGCACGACGCCCACGACCAGACTGAGGCTCCGCACACTCCCGGCGCTCTCGTCGCCGCGATCACCCGTGCGCTGCGCCGAGCCGACGTCGCTCCGGACGAGGTCGACGTGGTGTTCGCCGACGGCAACGGTGCCGCCGACTGGGACCGCCTCGAACTGACTGCCCTGCGTGCCTGCTTCGGCGACGGGTTCGCCGACGTGCCGGTCGCGGTGCCCAAAACCATGACCGGCCGCCTCAACTCCGCCGGTGCGCTGCTGGATTTGTGCTGGGCCGCGCAGGCTTTGGCCTACGACATCGCGCCGCCCGCGCTGGGCGGCGCCGACGGGCCGCTGGCGGTGACCGGCGAGCCGTGCTTCGCCGCCGGGCTGAACACCGCGCTCGTCATCGCCCGGGGAGCGGGCGGGTTCAACGCGGCGGCCGTGCTCAAGTCGATCGGGGGCCGGGCATGA
- a CDS encoding cupin domain-containing protein produces the protein MAATEDGSAVTGEVEDLLGAVGTKVLARDGHTCFGDLGVDSLARLEISKRVQDRYGSDIEDLLTAETTPVALGEIIGGLAAPRPPARVENQVEIAAPIGYVWNAVNDVRRWTELFTEYAAVEVLAEGENWVTFRLTLNPDANGVSWSWVSRRRWNRDSWTVRAWRIERGNFAFMRLRWTFEALEKDRTRMTWAQEFRMKPSAPLDDAAMTRRLDTNSAAQMEIIARRIEQRRGRRRTWDDTPSVRGRGGDMRTLIGPAACGSAYGISGFVELAPGERIAEHRHPYSEEHLLVVSGRAEIDLDGTPVPLGPREGLLVPRDVRHRLRNAGDGPLTAVFALSPLAPRPELGHVDTESGEQ, from the coding sequence GTGGCGGCGACCGAAGACGGCAGTGCGGTGACGGGCGAGGTCGAGGACCTGCTCGGTGCGGTGGGCACGAAGGTCCTGGCGCGGGACGGGCACACCTGCTTCGGCGATCTGGGCGTGGATTCGCTGGCCCGGCTGGAAATCTCGAAACGCGTGCAGGACCGCTACGGCAGCGACATCGAAGACCTGCTGACCGCGGAGACGACCCCGGTCGCACTGGGCGAGATCATCGGCGGCCTCGCCGCGCCGCGTCCGCCGGCCCGCGTCGAGAATCAGGTGGAGATCGCCGCGCCGATCGGCTACGTGTGGAACGCGGTCAACGACGTCCGCCGCTGGACCGAACTGTTCACCGAGTACGCCGCGGTGGAGGTGCTGGCCGAGGGCGAAAACTGGGTGACCTTCCGGCTCACACTCAACCCTGACGCGAACGGCGTCAGCTGGTCCTGGGTGTCGCGCCGCCGCTGGAACCGGGACAGCTGGACGGTCCGCGCGTGGCGGATCGAGCGCGGCAACTTCGCATTCATGCGGCTGCGCTGGACGTTCGAGGCGCTGGAGAAGGACCGCACCCGCATGACGTGGGCGCAGGAGTTCCGGATGAAGCCGTCCGCGCCGCTGGACGACGCCGCGATGACGCGTCGGCTAGACACGAACTCCGCGGCCCAGATGGAGATCATCGCCCGCCGGATCGAACAGCGCCGGGGCCGTCGGCGGACCTGGGACGACACGCCTTCGGTGCGCGGGCGCGGCGGCGACATGCGCACCCTGATCGGCCCGGCGGCGTGCGGATCCGCTTACGGCATCAGCGGATTCGTCGAACTGGCCCCGGGCGAGCGGATCGCCGAGCACCGGCATCCGTACTCCGAGGAGCACTTGCTGGTGGTGTCCGGACGGGCTGAGATCGACCTCGACGGCACGCCGGTCCCACTCGGGCCTCGCGAGGGGCTGCTGGTGCCGCGCGACGTCCGGCACCGGCTGCGCAACGCCGGCGACGGCCCGTTGACGGCGGTGTTCGCGCTGAGCCCGCTGGCCCCTCGCCCGGAACTCGGGCACGTGGACACCGAGTCCGGAGAGCAGTGA
- a CDS encoding cyclase family protein, whose protein sequence is MTTMDIAATIVDLSMPVADLPFDPGVVRIKPWTHKDGPRRIGRKAAFSRQLPLPTRMRRAAGYLTGRRRIDERSFPDGLFLGNEFLTLSVHAGTHMDAPFHYGPTCEGGAAKRIHEIPLDWCVGPGVVLTLTHREAGESITADDLAGELDRIGHELSPGEIVLLRTGSDRLWPTPAYFGGHPGMTVPALEFLLDRGIKVIGTDAAGFDLPAGVMIERYYRTGDRTHLWPCHLYGRRREYLQIERMGGLDRLVRPTGFTVCCLPINVRDAGAGWVRPVALVPADASEG, encoded by the coding sequence ATGACCACAATGGACATTGCCGCGACGATCGTCGACCTCAGCATGCCGGTCGCCGACCTCCCGTTCGACCCGGGCGTGGTCCGGATCAAACCGTGGACGCACAAGGACGGCCCGCGCCGGATCGGGCGCAAGGCGGCCTTCTCCCGGCAGTTGCCGCTCCCGACCCGGATGCGGCGCGCGGCGGGGTATCTCACCGGTCGCCGGCGGATCGACGAGCGCAGCTTCCCGGACGGATTGTTCCTCGGCAACGAATTCCTGACGCTGTCGGTGCACGCGGGCACCCACATGGACGCGCCGTTCCACTATGGACCGACCTGCGAAGGCGGTGCCGCCAAACGGATCCACGAGATCCCGCTGGACTGGTGCGTCGGCCCCGGCGTGGTGCTGACGCTCACCCACCGCGAGGCGGGCGAGTCGATCACCGCCGACGACCTCGCCGGCGAACTGGACCGGATCGGCCACGAGCTCTCGCCCGGCGAGATCGTGCTGCTGCGCACCGGATCCGACCGGCTGTGGCCGACCCCCGCGTACTTCGGCGGCCACCCGGGCATGACCGTTCCCGCCCTGGAGTTCCTGCTGGACCGCGGGATCAAGGTGATCGGCACCGACGCGGCGGGCTTCGACCTGCCCGCCGGGGTCATGATCGAACGCTATTACCGCACCGGCGACCGGACGCACCTGTGGCCGTGCCACCTGTACGGCCGTCGCCGCGAGTACCTGCAGATCGAGCGGATGGGCGGTTTGGACCGGTTGGTGCGGCCGACCGGTTTCACCGTGTGCTGTTTGCCGATCAACGTCCGAGACGCCGGTGCGGGCTGGGTGCGGCCGGTCGCGCTCGTGCCCGCTGATGCGAGTGAGGGGTGA
- a CDS encoding radical SAM protein — MRVLLIATNRESRPSYAVPAGVAYLQNALLEAGHEARILDLCFEPDERLGPLVAETVREFDPALIGVSIRNVDNETYLRYRGNLGDVRIVIEACRDTSAAPVVLGGSAFSLMPTEIMHVLGVDLGVVGEGEPAIVALADAIGKGEPIDSAPGLIRLVDGELVSADPARVADPASIRAPRTFVPDPRYFSMKVVGPQPTYGIQTKRGCTFRCSYCPVPSIEGKRFRLRSPKEIVDEMRHVRDLAGVRRFFITDSIFNLPRRHAIAVCRELIKADLGVGWMAYTNPLQYDDELTGLFKEAGCETLNFGLDAGCDEMLTSLQKDFSRADIVNATACAHRSGLRIVHSLLLGGPGETVDTVKSTLDTMAECRPHVLTIAFGIRLYPQTPLWHALGKAEGSVDMLMPLFYVDEALGGDECSRILRLIDAFIAEHPEVMVRMNFDQNKLAAEVAASSLRVSKTQG; from the coding sequence ATGCGTGTCTTGTTGATCGCCACCAACCGGGAGTCCCGCCCGTCCTACGCGGTGCCCGCCGGGGTGGCCTACCTCCAGAACGCCCTGCTCGAAGCCGGGCACGAGGCGCGGATCCTCGACCTGTGCTTCGAACCGGACGAACGGCTCGGGCCGCTCGTCGCCGAGACCGTGCGGGAGTTCGATCCGGCGCTGATCGGGGTGTCCATCCGCAACGTGGACAACGAGACTTACCTGCGCTACCGGGGAAATCTCGGCGACGTCCGCATCGTGATCGAGGCCTGTCGCGACACCTCGGCCGCTCCCGTCGTGCTGGGCGGCTCGGCGTTTTCGCTGATGCCCACCGAAATCATGCACGTGCTGGGCGTCGATCTCGGCGTGGTCGGCGAGGGCGAACCGGCGATCGTGGCGCTGGCCGACGCGATCGGCAAGGGCGAGCCGATCGACAGCGCGCCCGGGCTGATCCGGCTGGTCGACGGCGAACTGGTCTCGGCCGACCCGGCGCGGGTCGCCGACCCGGCGAGCATCCGGGCCCCGCGCACGTTCGTGCCGGATCCGCGCTACTTCAGTATGAAGGTGGTCGGCCCGCAGCCGACATACGGCATCCAGACCAAACGCGGCTGCACCTTTCGCTGTTCGTACTGCCCGGTGCCGTCGATCGAGGGCAAACGGTTCCGGCTGCGCTCGCCGAAGGAGATCGTGGACGAGATGCGGCACGTCCGGGATCTGGCGGGGGTGCGGCGGTTCTTCATCACCGACAGCATCTTCAACCTGCCCCGGCGGCACGCGATCGCGGTCTGCCGCGAGCTGATCAAGGCCGATCTCGGCGTCGGCTGGATGGCCTACACCAACCCGTTGCAGTACGACGACGAGCTGACCGGCCTTTTCAAAGAAGCCGGTTGCGAAACGCTGAATTTCGGCTTGGACGCCGGCTGCGACGAGATGCTCACCAGCCTGCAAAAGGACTTCAGCCGCGCGGACATCGTCAACGCCACCGCCTGCGCGCACCGTTCCGGGCTGCGCATCGTGCATTCCCTGCTGCTGGGCGGGCCGGGGGAGACCGTCGACACGGTGAAGTCCACTTTGGACACAATGGCCGAATGCCGTCCGCACGTGCTCACCATCGCCTTCGGCATCCGGCTCTACCCGCAGACCCCGCTGTGGCACGCGCTGGGCAAGGCCGAGGGCAGCGTGGACATGCTGATGCCGCTGTTCTATGTGGACGAAGCGCTCGGCGGGGACGAGTGCTCGCGGATCCTCCGGCTCATCGACGCCTTCATCGCCGAGCACCCGGAGGTGATGGTGCGGATGAACTTCGACCAGAACAAGCTCGCGGCCGAGGTGGCCGCCAGTTCGCTGCGCGTTTCCAAGACACAGGGGTGA